The Meles meles chromosome 6, mMelMel3.1 paternal haplotype, whole genome shotgun sequence genome has a window encoding:
- the TMED8 gene encoding protein TMED8 isoform X2 — MVSPASDDAPEGLQKTAGALEVQTSAEQEVLPADQAQVLNKMAKYQVPQRSGDIVMIQSEHTGAIDILSADLESADLLGDHRKVSPPLMAPPCIWTFAKMKEFKSKLGKEKNSRLVVKRGEVVTIRVPTHPEGKRVCWEFATDDYDIGFGVYFDWTPVTSTDITVQVSDSSEDEDEDEEEEEEIEDPVPVGDVERGSRSSLRCRYGEVMPVYRRDSHRDVQAGSHDYPGEGIYLLKFDNSYSLLRNKTLYFHVYYTS, encoded by the exons ATGGTGTCTCCAGCGAGCGACGATGCCCCAGAGGGTCTGCAGAAGACAGCTGGAGCCTTGGAGGTGCAGACCTCTGCGGAACAGGAAGTGCTCCCTGCAGACCAGGCCCAGGTTCTCAACAAG ATGGCCAAGTACCAAGTTCCGCAAAGGTCCGGGGACATCGTTATGATCCAGTCTGAGCACACAGGAGCTATAGATATCCTTTCAGCTGATTTGGAATCTGCAGATCTCCTGGGGGATCATAGGAAAG TGTCCCCTCCTCTGATGGCTCCTCCGTGCATCTGGACCTTTGCCAAGATGAAGGAGTTCAAAAGCAAGCTGGGCAAAGAGAAGAACAGTCGTCTGGTGGTGAAGCGGGGTGAGGTGGTGACCATCCGGGTACCTACCCATCCAGAGGGGAAGCGCGTTTGCTGGGAGTTTGCGACCGATGACTATGACATTGGCTTTGGAGTTTATTTTGACTGGACCCCTGTAACCAGCACTGACATAACTGTGCAGGTCAGTGATTCCAGTGAGGATGAGGATGAAgacgaggaagaggaggaagagattgaag ACCCTGTCCCGGTTGGCGATGTAGAGAGAGGCTCCAGGAGCTCCCTTCGATGTCGCTATGGGGAGGTCATGCCTGTGTACCGGCGGGACAGCCACCGAGACGTGCAGGCTGGCAGCCACGACTACCCTGGAGAGGGCATCTACCTGCTCAAATTTGACAACTCCTACTCCCTGCTCCGCAACAAGACTCTCTACTTCCACGTCTACTACACAAGCTGA